Within the Mycobacterium gordonae genome, the region TTCAACGGCATTTTCGCGCCACTCAGCTCGAAGCCTTCCGGCAAGGGGGTCGCGGCGGCGCCTATGAATCGTTTCTCGACTACCGGCCGTGGACATTCCGGGTGGAGGAAATCGCCGTTCCCACCCACATCTGGCAGGGCGACCGCGACTCCTTCATCCCGCAAGCCATGGGCCAGTACTTCGAGCGCGCCATCCCGAATGTGGATCTGCACTGGTCGCAGGGCCGGGACCATTTCAGCCTCGAGGACTGGGACGCGATCTTCGCCGCTTGTGCGGCCGACATCTAAATCAGTCCGAAAAGCGAACCCACAAGGGCGATCGGCAGCCACAACGCCAGCACGGCGTAAATCGGAATCAGCAGCAGAAAACCCAGATAGTAGAGATAGGCCAGCGTTTGCCAGAACAGGCCCGTCACGGTGCTGATCAAGGAGCTGAACACCTGGTCGAGGGTGGGGATGCCGGCGGCAGCGGTCGCGGGCTGCAGTAACGACGCGTTGGCGGCCTCCGCTATTGCGTAGGTATTCGCTGCCGCGCTGAGGTGCTGGACGAACTGCTGCTGATACGCCTCGGCCTGACCGGCGGCCGCCTGATAGTCCTGGCCGAACCGGGAGAACAGCTGCGCAGCGGCTGCGGACACCTCATCGGCGGCCGCGGGCAACACCTGCTGGGTCGAGGTCGCCGTCGTCTGGTTGGCCGCGCCGAGCGTGTGGCCAATGGTCGCCACTTGGGTTGCGGCCTGGACGAGCAGGTCTGGCACGGCGACTACCGCGGACATGGGGTTCATGGAAACAGGGTGGACAGCAGCGGGCAAGCCGCGCGCCAATTAGCTGCCCAGTCGTGGTGGGAACGATATCCCGTCGAGACATCAGAAGGTGTAGGGCGGGAATATCGAAACGTCCTGGTACGCCAGAAAGGCGAGATAGCCGACGACGAAGATATGAAGAGCAAATCCAACGAAGCATCACTATGGGCCCGAGCAGCGAACCGATATCTGCGAGAACGGTTCCGGCAGCGAGGCAACGCACGCTGACAACTGGTGAAACGAGGTAATGCCATTGCCGGCCAACCGGGCGATGATTTCAACGGACAGCTGCTGCAACGAATTCGCGTTGACCTCCTCGGCTCCGGCATACATGCCGGCGGCCGGGTCATGTCCTGCACGAACTGTTAGTGATACGCGGACGCCCATGCGGCCGCTTTGTGGAAGTCCTCGGCGTGCTGTGAGAACAGCTGGCTGATGCCTGCGGACACCTCGTCGGCCGCGGCCGGCAACAGGGCGCGGGCAGCGGCCGCCGTTTGCAGGCGGACCGCTCCGAGGGCCGAGTCGATTTGCGGTCAGGTCGGTAGCCGCTTGGGTGATCGACTCCGGCGTTGCGAGCATCGGACCCTAGTGCCGCGGCGTGAACCCGCCAGTTTGCGCAATCGGCTACTTGATTACCGGCTCGCGGCGCTACTCGCGCCTTAGCCGCGACGCTCACACGAATGTCGTCGCCGACTCGCGGCGCTACTCGCGCCTTAGCCGCGACGCTCACACGAATGTCGTCGCCGACTCGCGGCGCTACTCGCGCCTTAGCCGCGACGCTCACACGAATGTCGTCGCCGACTCGCGGCGCTACTCGCGCCTTAGCCGCGACTCCACGAAGCTTTCCAGCTTTTCCCACGCCCGCACCGCCGAGGCATACGGCCCCGCGGGCTTGCTCGCCGACTCCGGCTCGAGCACGTAGGCGATCAACTTGCCCAGCGGCTTGCCCTTGTCCAGGGCCTTGTCGACGGTGCCCTCTTCGGAGTAGTCGCCGATATCGCGGAGCAACTCGACGGCCAGGTCGAGTTGCTCGCGGTCCACCGCGTCCGGCCCGTCGGCGAAGTCGTCGGCCAGCCCGCTGAGCACATAGACGTTCTCGTCGGTGATGTCGATCTTGAGCGAGCCGTCGGTGGCTGCGGTGCGGATGTCGTCGTAGGTGGCCAGGTCCGACAGGTCATGGTCATGCTCGTCGGCGAGGTAGCGGGCCAAGGCACGCTCCGAGGTGAACACGCTGATGCGACCGTTACGGCCCAGGAAGATGGGGCGGTCGTCGAGGTAGCAGCGCAGCGTGTAGAACGTGCCGCTGCCGGTCATGATGCGGATCGGGTCGATCCCGACCTGCGCCCAGAAGTCTTCGTCGCTGCCGAGCACGACGGTGTCGCCCTCGGCGCGCTCCTCGTCCTCGTCTTCGTCGTCTTCGCTGTCCTCGTCGTCTTCGCTGTCCTCGTCGGTGTCCTCGGTGGACTCCTCCGCGGCCTCGTCGGTCTCCTCGTCGGCGTCCTGAGCCGTTTCCTCCTCGACTTCCTCCTCGAGTTCCTCGGCGGCCTGCTCGGACAGCTTCTCGTCCACCTCCGGCGTGCTGACCACGTCGTCGATGGCCTTGAGCACGTCGTCCCAGCTGCGCCCGATGATCTCGGCGATGGCGTCCCAGCGCTTCTGGCCCGCCCTACCGGCGAAGTGGTCGATTCCGCCGGACACCGTGCCCAGGGTGGGGTTGCCATTGAAGAACTTCGAGATTGCCGGCAACTCGCAGACCGACCCGATGGACGAGACGATCGCCAGCGTTCCGGCCAGCGCCGCCACCGACTCTTCGGTGGGCTTCTCGGCCACCAGCTCCTCGACGGCCACCAGATCGAATTGCTTGTCCTGGGCCGGGTCCAGTTTGTGCGCGTGGGCCTCGGTGATGTCGTTCCACGCCGGGTGGTCGGTCAAGTCGTTGTCGTCGTCGCTGCGGACGAACGCGACCAGGTCCGCCACGCTGTCGAAGACGAAGAGGTCTTCGTCCTTGCCCAGGAACGCCTCCCACTCGTCCCCGGAGTCGCGCCAGCGGGGTGCCCACAGCGTGTATCGGTCACCCTCGGACAGGCTCAGGCGGATGGGCACGAGGTCAGCAGCCATGCGGCACACAATAGCGACCCGGCCTGCCGGCGCTTACCCGCCCCAAATAGTTGCGATCACCGGAGCGGTTGCCGCGTAACCCGTTTTGGGCAGCCCGTACATCTCCTGCAGGGTCGATAGCACGTTGTAGTGACTGATGGTTTCGTTGTAGCTGCCCGGCTGCACGTGCGCTCCGTAGAACACCGTGGGGATCTGGTTGCGGGGGCCGCCGTCGTCCTCGTCCCAAGTGAGGATCAGCAGGCTGTTGTTGGCCCTGGCCCAGTTGGCGTAGGCCGACATGCGGCTGTTCAGCCACGCGTCCCCCTGGGCGATGGATCCGTCGTGCATGTTGTTGTCGTTGTTGGGGATGACGAACGACACCGTCGGCAGGCTCGCGTAATTGCCCGGCGCAGGGAACGCGGAGAAGGGCACCGAGACCGAGGCGGGGACGTTGCTGAAGTTCACCCAGGGCACGTGCTTGCGCGCATATTTGCCTGCGCTGCACGCCGTCGACCCGACCGCGGGTAGATCCTCGGAGTAGCCGCCGAAGGTGCGCCCGGCGGCCAGCAACTCAGAGGCGAGGTTCGGTTGGGCACCGATCTCCACCGGGCAGCTGTCCTTGGTGAGCCCGAAGGTGCTGCCGGCGAACAACGCCAGGTAATTGGGTTCGCTGGGATGCGTCTCGGCGAACGACTGCGCCATCATGGCGCCCCCGGCGGCTAGCGCGTTGATGAACGGCGCCGCCTTGTTGCCGATGATGTTGGCCTGCGAGCGATTCTCCTCGATCACGACCACCACGTGTGCGTACGCCGGTAGCGTCGCCGCGGCCAACGCCACCCGAGGCATCGGCAGCAGCGCCGAACTCAACGCCGCCAGGGCGCAGAAGGCGCTGGTCAGATGCTGTTTGAGCCGCCACATTCCGGGAGTATATGGGCGGCGGAGACCCGCCTTCGGGACAGAAACGCGTGTGTCAGCGGGCCTGAACCCGATCGTTATATAAGGTCACCCCGTGGACGTCCACGTCATGGAGCACCCGTTGGCCGCGGCCCGACTGACCGTGCTGCGCGACGAGCGCACCGACAACGCCGCTTTTCGGGCCGCGCTGCGCGAGTTGACGTTGATGCTCGTCTACGAGGCCACCCGCGACGCGCCCACCGAGCCGGTGCAGATCCGCACTCCGGTCGGCGAGACGGTCGGTGTCCGCCTGGCCAGGCCACCGCTGTTGGTGCCGGTGCTGCGCGCCGGACTGGGCATGGTCAACGAGGCGCACGGCGTGCTGCGGGAGGCGCACGTCGGGTTTGTCGGGGTGGCGCGCGACGAGAAGACCCACCAGCCGGTGCCCTACCTCGAGTCGCTGCCCGACGACCTGACCGACCTGCCGGTGATGGTCCTGGACCCGATGCTGGCCACGGGCGGCTCGATGGTCTACACCCTCGGGCTGTTGCTGGCGCGTGGGGCTACGGACGTCACGGTGCTGTGCGTGTGCGTGGCACCGGAGGGTATCGCCGCGGTCGAGCGGGTGGCGCCGAACGCGCGGCTGTACACCGCGGCCATCGACGAGGGCCTCAACGAGACGGCGTTCATCGTGCCGGGTCTGGGGGACGCGGGCGACCGTCAGTTCGGGCCGCGCTGACCCCTCACCACTTCCGCACGGCCGCGACCACCTCCTCACGCAGCGTCTCGGCCCGGTGCCGCGCGCCTACCAAGTCTCCCGTCACCGCGCAGCGTACTTCGATGTAGCACTTGAGTTTCGGCTCGGTTCCCGACGGCCGAACCACCACGCGCACCCATGTGTCGTCGTCGCCGCCGCGCAGGATCAGGGCGTCGGCGATGTCGGTGCGGGCCGCGTCGAAACCGGCCAGGCGAGCCGGCGGATTGTCCCGTAGCCGGCGCAGCACGGCCGCCGCCTGCTGCGGGTCGGCGACGCGGCGCGACACCGCGGCCACCTCGTGCACGCCGTAGCGGCGAGCGAGATCGTCCAGCAGCTCAGGGACCGAGCCGCCTGCCAGCGATGCCACCAGGTCACACATCAACACAGCGGCGCTGACGCCGTCCTTGTCCCGGACCGCCGGTGGGTCGACGCAGTGTCCGATCGCTTCCTCGTAGGCGTAGACCAGTGTGCCGGGCCGGTCGGCGTCGGCGCGCGCCAGCCATTTGAAACCGGTGAGCGTTTCGACGTGCACCGCGCCGTGGTGCGCGGCGATCGCGGCCAGCATGCGCGAGGACACCACCGTGCTGGCCACCGTCCGGGGTCCTTCGGCGGGTTGCGACAAGATGTAATCGCCGAGCAGCCAACCGGTCTCGTCACCCGAGAGCATGCGCCAACCTGCCGGGGTCGGTATACCCACCGCGCACCGGTCGGCGTCGGGATCCAGCGCGATGGCGACATCGGCGCCGACCTCGGCAGCCAGCGCCAGCAGTGCGTCGGCGGCGCCGGGCTCCTCTGGATTGGGGAACGTCACGGTCGGAAAGTCGGGGTCCGGCGAGAACTGCGCCTCGACCACGTGTACGTCGTGAAAGCCGGCCCGGCGCAGGGTCTCGACGGCGACCGCGCCGCCCACCCCGTGCATGGCGGTCAAAGCAACCCGGATCGCGCCGCCGGCGCGCCGTACCCCTGCCGCGCGGCGGATGTAGCGATCAACCAGATCCGTATCGGCGGGTGTCACCGGTGTGCGGAGGATCTGATCAGCCGGCGGGGCGTCCGTCATGGCGGCTTCGATCGCGCGGTCGGTGGGGGAGATGATCTGGACGCCGCCGTCGAGGTACACCTTGTAGCCGTTGTCGGTGGCGGGATTGTGCGAGGCGGTGATCTGGATGCCGGCCGCCGCGCCGGTGGCGCGCACCGCGAAGGCGACCACCGGCGTGGGCACCGGCTCGGGAAACTGTAGTACCGAAAATCCTTGTGCTGCAAGAACTTCAGCGGTGCCTTCGGCGAACGCGGCCGAACCGTGCCGGGCGTCGCGCCCCACGATCACCGTCGCGGGCCGCTCGATCACCTGCGCCACCGCCCACGTGGCCCGCAGCACCACCGCCAGGTTCATCGCGTCCGGTCCGCCGCGGACCGGCCCGCGCAGGCCCGCGGTGCCGAAGGTCAGCGGGCGCGCGAACCGGGCGGCGAGTTCGTCGGGATCGAGTGCCGCAAGCTCGGCGGCCGTCGTCGGGTCAGGGTCGTGAGCGATCCAGTCCTCCGGCGTCACGGCTCAGAACCGCGCGATCACGTCGGCCAGTAGCTGCCCCATCCGGGCGGCCGACGCGGCCCCGGCGGCCAGTACCTCGGCATGGCTCAGCGGCTCACCGGTGATCCCGGCCGCCAGGTTCGTCACCAGCGACACCCCCAGCACTTCTGCGCCCGCCGCCCGCGCGGCAATGGTCTCGTGCACGGTCGACATGCCCACCAGGTCCGCGCCCAGCGTCCGCAGCATCCGGATCTCGGCCGGCGTCTCGTAGTGCGGACCGGGTAGGCCCGCGTACACACCTTCGGCCAGCTCCGGGTCACACTCGCGGGCCAGCCCCCGCAAGCGCGGCCCGTACGCGTCGGTCAGGTCGACGAATTGCGCCCCCACCAACGGCGAACGCGCGGTCAGGTTCAGGTGGTCGCTGATCAGGACCGGCTGGCCCACCCGCATGTCGGTGCGCAATCCGCCTGCGGCGTTGGTCAGTACGACGATCTGCGCGCCGGCCGCACAGGCCGTTCGGACTGGGTGCACCACGTGCTGCAGGTCGTGTCCCTCGTAGGCGTGGATACGCCCGGCCAGCACCAGCACCCGGCGCCCGGCGATGGGCACCGACAAGATCTCGCCGGCATGCCCCGCCGCTCGGGGCGGTGTGAATCCGGGAATCTCGGCCTGCGCCAGCACGGCGGTCGGAGAGCCCAGCGCGGCGACAGCCGGCGACCATCCCGAGCCCAGCACCACGGCGACGTCATGTCTGGCGATGCCGGTGCCCTCTGCGATGACGTGGGCCGCCTGGACTGCGAGTTCGCTGGTCACATTGGGCGAGACTACTTGCTGAAGCGGCGATGCCCGAGGTGTGTGATGATCTGCCCTGTGCGGCATCACAAATCGCTTTCCGTTCTCGCCGCGGCGGTCGTGCCCGCCGTCGGTGTGCTGCTCGGCGGACCGGTGCCGGTGGCGGGCGCCGATGACTGTCCCAACGTCGAGCTGGTCTTCGCCCGGGGGACCGCTGAGCCGCCCGGCATGG harbors:
- a CDS encoding PE family protein, coding for MNPMSAVVAVPDLLVQAATQVATIGHTLGAANQTTATSTQQVLPAAADEVSAAAAQLFSRFGQDYQAAAGQAEAYQQQFVQHLSAAANTYAIAEAANASLLQPATAAAGIPTLDQVFSSLISTVTGLFWQTLAYLYYLGFLLLIPIYAVLALWLPIALVGSLFGLI
- a CDS encoding PE domain-containing protein; the encoded protein is MDSALGAVRLQTAAAARALLPAAADEVSAGISQLFSQHAEDFHKAAAWASAYH
- the satS gene encoding protein export chaperone SatS encodes the protein MAADLVPIRLSLSEGDRYTLWAPRWRDSGDEWEAFLGKDEDLFVFDSVADLVAFVRSDDDNDLTDHPAWNDITEAHAHKLDPAQDKQFDLVAVEELVAEKPTEESVAALAGTLAIVSSIGSVCELPAISKFFNGNPTLGTVSGGIDHFAGRAGQKRWDAIAEIIGRSWDDVLKAIDDVVSTPEVDEKLSEQAAEELEEEVEEETAQDADEETDEAAEESTEDTDEDSEDDEDSEDDEDEDEERAEGDTVVLGSDEDFWAQVGIDPIRIMTGSGTFYTLRCYLDDRPIFLGRNGRISVFTSERALARYLADEHDHDLSDLATYDDIRTAATDGSLKIDITDENVYVLSGLADDFADGPDAVDREQLDLAVELLRDIGDYSEEGTVDKALDKGKPLGKLIAYVLEPESASKPAGPYASAVRAWEKLESFVESRLRRE
- a CDS encoding alkaline phosphatase family protein → MWRLKQHLTSAFCALAALSSALLPMPRVALAAATLPAYAHVVVVIEENRSQANIIGNKAAPFINALAAGGAMMAQSFAETHPSEPNYLALFAGSTFGLTKDSCPVEIGAQPNLASELLAAGRTFGGYSEDLPAVGSTACSAGKYARKHVPWVNFSNVPASVSVPFSAFPAPGNYASLPTVSFVIPNNDNNMHDGSIAQGDAWLNSRMSAYANWARANNSLLILTWDEDDGGPRNQIPTVFYGAHVQPGSYNETISHYNVLSTLQEMYGLPKTGYAATAPVIATIWGG
- the upp gene encoding uracil phosphoribosyltransferase, which codes for MDVHVMEHPLAAARLTVLRDERTDNAAFRAALRELTLMLVYEATRDAPTEPVQIRTPVGETVGVRLARPPLLVPVLRAGLGMVNEAHGVLREAHVGFVGVARDEKTHQPVPYLESLPDDLTDLPVMVLDPMLATGGSMVYTLGLLLARGATDVTVLCVCVAPEGIAAVERVAPNARLYTAAIDEGLNETAFIVPGLGDAGDRQFGPR
- a CDS encoding phospho-sugar mutase, which translates into the protein MTPEDWIAHDPDPTTAAELAALDPDELAARFARPLTFGTAGLRGPVRGGPDAMNLAVVLRATWAVAQVIERPATVIVGRDARHGSAAFAEGTAEVLAAQGFSVLQFPEPVPTPVVAFAVRATGAAAGIQITASHNPATDNGYKVYLDGGVQIISPTDRAIEAAMTDAPPADQILRTPVTPADTDLVDRYIRRAAGVRRAGGAIRVALTAMHGVGGAVAVETLRRAGFHDVHVVEAQFSPDPDFPTVTFPNPEEPGAADALLALAAEVGADVAIALDPDADRCAVGIPTPAGWRMLSGDETGWLLGDYILSQPAEGPRTVASTVVSSRMLAAIAAHHGAVHVETLTGFKWLARADADRPGTLVYAYEEAIGHCVDPPAVRDKDGVSAAVLMCDLVASLAGGSVPELLDDLARRYGVHEVAAVSRRVADPQQAAAVLRRLRDNPPARLAGFDAARTDIADALILRGGDDDTWVRVVVRPSGTEPKLKCYIEVRCAVTGDLVGARHRAETLREEVVAAVRKW
- a CDS encoding purine-nucleoside phosphorylase; translated protein: MTSELAVQAAHVIAEGTGIARHDVAVVLGSGWSPAVAALGSPTAVLAQAEIPGFTPPRAAGHAGEILSVPIAGRRVLVLAGRIHAYEGHDLQHVVHPVRTACAAGAQIVVLTNAAGGLRTDMRVGQPVLISDHLNLTARSPLVGAQFVDLTDAYGPRLRGLARECDPELAEGVYAGLPGPHYETPAEIRMLRTLGADLVGMSTVHETIAARAAGAEVLGVSLVTNLAAGITGEPLSHAEVLAAGAASAARMGQLLADVIARF